The following proteins are co-located in the Triticum aestivum cultivar Chinese Spring chromosome 1A, IWGSC CS RefSeq v2.1, whole genome shotgun sequence genome:
- the LOC123068018 gene encoding ubiquitin-conjugating enzyme E2 36, which yields MANSNLPRRIIKETQRLLSEPAPGISASPSEENMRYFNVMVLGPAQSPYEGGVFKLELFLPEEYPMAAPKVRFLTKIYHPNIDKLGRICLDILKDKWSPALQIRTVLLSIQALLSAPNPDDPLSENVAKHWKSNEAEAVETAKEWTRMYASGA from the exons ATGGCCAACAGCAACCTCCCCCGCCGGATCATCAAG GAGACGCAGCGGCTGCTCAGCGAACCAG CGCCGGGGATCAGCGCCTCGCCGTCGGAGGAGAACATGCGCTACTTCAATGTCATGGTCCTTGGCCCCGCGCAGTCGCCCTACGAAG GTGGAGTCTTCAAGCTTGAACTTTTCTTACCCGAGGAATATCCGATGGCTGCTCCTAAA GTTAGGTTTCTCACAAAAATATACCATCCCAACATTGACAAG CTTGGTAGAATATGCCTCGACATCCTAAAGGACAAGTGGAGTCCAGCTCTTCAGATACGCACTGTTCTTCTTAG CATTCAGGCACTGCTGAGCGCCCCAAACCCAGATGATCCCCTCTCAGAAAACGTCGCAAAACACTGGAAATCCAATGAAGCTGAAGCTGTTGAGACAG CGAAGGAATGGACTCGTATGTATGCCAGTGGCGCATGA